The following are encoded in a window of Peromyscus eremicus chromosome 12, PerEre_H2_v1, whole genome shotgun sequence genomic DNA:
- the Chaf1b gene encoding chromatin assembly factor 1 subunit B, with product MKVITCEIAWHNKEPVYSLDFQHGAAWRIHRLASAGVDTAVRIWKVEKGPDGKAIVEFLSNLARHTKAVNVVRFSPTGEILASGGDDAVILLWKMNDSKEPEQTAFQDEDEAQLNKEHWTVVKTLRGHLEDVYDICWATDGNLMASASVDNTVIIWDVSKGQKISIFNEHKSYVQGVTWDPLGQYVATLSCDRVLRVYSTQKKRVAFNVSKMLSGLGPEGEARSFRMFHDDSMKSFFRRLSFTPDGSLLLTPAGCMESGENVTNTTYVFSRKHLKRPIAHLPCPGKATLAVRCCPVYFELRPVAETEKASEEPSPELVSLPYRMVFAVASEDSVLLYDTQQPFPFGYVSNIHYHTLSDISWSSDGTFLAISSTDGYCSFVTFEKGELGIPLKEKPVLSIRTPDTAKKTKIQTHQGSSPGSRSVEGTPTGRIQDPSSPCTTPSPTTQSPAPSAIKDSPSATPAGKSSLPRPSEEKTLQPASQNTKAPQPRRVTLNTLQSWGKTTPRRINLTPLKAEASPNPLPTSGTAPSSTEEMEPEMPGEPQDEPPEVKRPRLPEHEGGAQTLGPDEAPKSS from the exons ATGAAAGTGATCACGTGTGAAATCGCCTGGCACAACAAGGAGCCAGTGTACAGCCTGGACTTCCAGCATGGTGCCGCCTGGAGGATCCACAGGCTGGCTTCCGCAGGCGTGGACACCGCCGTCAGG ATCTGGAAGGTGGAGAAGGGGCCAGATGGGAAAGCCATTGTGGAATTTCTCTCCAATCTTGCTCGGCACACCAAAGCTGTCAATGTCGTACGTTTTTCTCCAACTGGGGAGATCTTAGCATCTGGAGGAGATG ACGCCGTCATTCTGCTATGGAAGATGAATGATAGCAAGGAGCCAGAGCAGACCGCCTTTCAGGATGAGGATGAGGCTCAGCTGAATAAGGAGCACTGGACTGTGGTAAAAACCCTGAG GGGCCACTTGGAAGATGTGTATGACATTTGCTGGGCCACTGACGGGAATTTGATGGCCTCTGCTTCTGTGGATAACACAGTTATCATATGGGATGTCAGCAAAG GACAGAAGATTTCCATTTTCAATGAACATAAAAGTTACGTACAAGGAGTTACCTGGGACCCTTTGGGTCAATACGTTGCGACCCTGAGTTGTGACAG GGTGCTGCGTGTCTATAGCACTCAGAAGAAGCGTGTGGCCTTCAACGTTTCAAAGATGCTGTCTGGACTAGGGCCTGAAGGAGAG GCAAGAAGCTTCCGGATGTTTCATGACGACAGCATGAAGTCATTCTTCCGCAGACTCAGTTTCACTCCAGACGGATCTTTGCTTCTCACTCCAG ctgGATGTATGGAATCTGGTGAAAATGTGACAAACACAACGTATGTGTTCTCCAGAAAACATCTGAAAAG GCCCATCGCCCACCTTCCGTGCCCTGGGAAAGCGACCCTCGCGGTCCGCTGCTGTCCTGTCTACTTCGAACTGAGGCCCGTGGCGGAAACAG AGAAAGCGTCGGAGGAGCCCAGCCCCGAGCTGGTGAGCCTGCCCTACCGGATGGTGTTTGCCGTGGCCTCCGAGGACTCCGTGCTGCTCTATGACACTCAGCAGCCTTTCCCATTTGGCTACGTGTCTAACATCCATTACCACACCCTGAGTGACATTTCCTG GTCCAGTGATGGGACCTTCCTGGCCATTTCCTCCACGGATGGTTATTGCTCGTTTGTGACCTTCGAGAAGGGTGAACTTGGCATACCTTTGAAGGAGAAGCCAGTTTTGAGCATAAGAACTCCTGATACAGCAAAGAAAACCAAGATCCAGACACACCAGGGATCTTCACCAGGATCCAGATCGGTCGAAGGGACCCCCACTGGCAGAATCCAGGACCCCAGCAGTCCCTGCACCACCCCCTCACCAACCACACAGTCTCCAGCTCCGTCTGCCATCAAGGACAGTCCCTCAGCCACGCCTGCTGGCAAAAGCTCCTTGCCACGACCTTCTGAGGAGAAGACCCTGCAGCCCGCTAGTCAAAACACAAAAGCCCCTCAACCCCGGAGGGTCACACTAAACACGCTGCAGTCCTGGGGCAAGACAACTCCCCG GAGAATAAACTTAACACCGTTAAAAGCAGAAGCTTCGCCAAATCCACTGCCCACCAGCGGAACTGCCCCCTCCTCCACAGAAGAGATGGAGCCAG AGATGCCTGGCGAGCCCCAGGACGAGCCTCCCGAAGTGAAAAGGCCCAGACTTCCGGAACATGAAGGAGGTGCCCAAACCCTGGGTCCTGATGAGGCTCCCAAGTCTTCTTGA